In the Phaseolus vulgaris cultivar G19833 chromosome 7, P. vulgaris v2.0, whole genome shotgun sequence genome, one interval contains:
- the LOC137827904 gene encoding uncharacterized protein isoform X2 yields the protein MTIEFLRARLLSERSISKSARQRADELAEKVMELEEQLRMVILQRKMAEKATADVLAILESQGISGVSDEFDSGSDLENPFDSSMSNECAKEDEGPMKSKGRQHGSDEMSGSNEDSSLVSSKSLSWKGRHDLSHSLEKYKTKSTNVRRQSSFSSFSSSPKHRLGKSCRKIRHRQPRSVMEESRGKFVHVNCQVNELVSSSEGFPNFRDGGSNILKIESKIQEEDGSEANLLSKNHHIDGYGRENEMEKALEHQAELIDQYEAMEKAQREWEEKFRENNSTTPDSCDPGNHSDMTEDKDEGKVQIPYAAKVVTSKAEESKGEPGGVCLSEEKLKAEGREIMPKKHDDTDVYRNQKSTTFSTSDFLGQENSHSPLKGNQNEILVNGHSQSSDMNHLDQGRHSSFPTDIHGVQHQHDASKNQKDLYALVTREQSHQFDGVLESLKQARISLQQELNRLPVVEGGYTAKPLPSVSKNEDRFEIPFGFSGLFRLPTDFSDEATPRFNVRDPTTGFGSNYHLNGTMSRTSVGQFFTNPPHSGKMLMSPSANDQALATRYLENGSRFSSSQSPFDPFSNGGPLSSSKYSYPTFPINPSYQNATPQMPFGDEVSRPYSNSTVGVPLANRFSFNDDHLR from the exons ATGACTATTGAATTCCTGCGGGCAAGATTGCTTTCTGAAAGGTCCATCTCAAAAAGTGCTAGACAGAGAGCCGATGAACTGGCAGAAAAG GTCATGGAATTGGAGGAACAACTAAGGATGGTGATTCTTCAGAGGAAGATGGCTGAGAAGGCCACTGCTGATGTTCTTGCCATTTTGGAGAGTCAAGGGATAAGTGGTGTATCTGATGAATTTGATTCAGGCTCAGACCTTGAAAATCCTTTTGATTCTAGTATGAGTAATGAGTGTGCAAAAGAGGATGAGGGGCCTATGAAATCAAAAGGAAGACAACATGGGTCAGATGAAATGTCTGGTTCCAATGAAGATTCTTCACTAGTATCCAGTAAAAGTTTGTCCTGGAAAGGACGCCATGATTTGTCCCATTCTCTTGAAAAGTACAAGACCAAGAGTACTAATGTGAGGAGGCAAAGCAGTTTTTCATCTTTTAGTTCTTCACCAAAGCATCGCCTTGGAAAGTCATGTCGCAAGATAAGACATAGGCAACCCAG GTCAGTAATGGAGGAGTCTAGAGGCAAGTTTGTTCATGTTAACTGCCAAGTAAATGAACTTGTATCCTCTTCTGAAGGATTTCCAAATTTCCGAGATGGTGGATCTAACATCCTGAAAATAGAATCTAAAATTCAAGAAGAGGATGGATCAGAGGCAAACCTACTTAGCAAAAATCATCACATAGATGGATATGGAAGAGAGAATGAAATGGAAAAGGCTCTTGAACACCAAGCCGAACTTATTGACCAATATGAAGCAATGGAGAAGGCTCAAAGAGAATGGGAGGAGAAGTTTAGAGAGAATAACAGCACAACACCG GATTCATGTGACCCGGGCAATCACTCAGATATGACTGAGGATAAAGATGAAGGCAAGGTTCAGATTCCATATGCTGCTAAGGTGGTTACCTCAAAGGCTGAAGAGAGTAAAGGAGAACCCGGGGGTGTTTGCTTATCAGAAGAAAAACTCAAAGCTGAGGGCAGAGAAATTATGCCAAAAAAACACGATGATACAGATGTTTACAGAAACCAGAAGAGCACAACTTTTAGCACTTCTGATTTCCTTGGTCAAGAAAACTCACACTCCCCACTGAAGGGAAATCAAAATGAGATATTGGTAAATGGCCACTCTCAGTCTTCTGATATGAACCATCTAGATCAAGGTAGACATAGTTCCTTTCCAACTGATATTCATGGTGTCCAGCACCAACATGATGCTTCAAAAAACCAAAAGGATCTCTATGCATTAGTTACTCGTGAACAATCTCACCAATTCGATGGTGTTCTTGAATCTCTTAAACAAGCTAGAATATCCCTACAACAGGAACTTAATAGGTTGCCAGTAGTAGAGGGTGGGTACACTGCTAAACCGTTGCCTTCTGTTAGTAAAAATGAGGATAGATTTGAAATTCCTTTCGGGTTTTCTGGTCTCTTCAGACTACCAACAGATTTTTCTGATGAAGCAACTCCTAGATTCAATGTCCGTGATCCAACTACTGGATTTGGTTCAAACTATCATCTTAATGGAACCATGTCTAGAACTTCTGTTGGTCAGTTTTTCACCAATCCTCCTCACTCTGGCAAAATGTTGATGAGCCCGTCTGCTAATGATCAAGCTCTTGCCACCCGATACTTGGAAAATGGGTCAAGATTTAGTTCTAGTCAGTCTCCTTTTGATCCTTTCTCAAATGGAGGTCCACTATCTTCCAGTAAATACTCGTATCCCACGTTTCCCATCAATCCCTCCTATCAAAATGCAACACCACAGATGCCATTTGGTGATGAAGTTTCAAGGCCCTATTCAAATAGCACAGTTGGGGTTCCTCTTGCAAATCGTTTCTCATTTAATGACGATCATTTAAGATGA
- the LOC137827904 gene encoding uncharacterized protein isoform X1, which yields MQNSVHDPQDQRIASSTEDSTAMTIEFLRARLLSERSISKSARQRADELAEKVMELEEQLRMVILQRKMAEKATADVLAILESQGISGVSDEFDSGSDLENPFDSSMSNECAKEDEGPMKSKGRQHGSDEMSGSNEDSSLVSSKSLSWKGRHDLSHSLEKYKTKSTNVRRQSSFSSFSSSPKHRLGKSCRKIRHRQPRSVMEESRGKFVHVNCQVNELVSSSEGFPNFRDGGSNILKIESKIQEEDGSEANLLSKNHHIDGYGRENEMEKALEHQAELIDQYEAMEKAQREWEEKFRENNSTTPDSCDPGNHSDMTEDKDEGKVQIPYAAKVVTSKAEESKGEPGGVCLSEEKLKAEGREIMPKKHDDTDVYRNQKSTTFSTSDFLGQENSHSPLKGNQNEILVNGHSQSSDMNHLDQGRHSSFPTDIHGVQHQHDASKNQKDLYALVTREQSHQFDGVLESLKQARISLQQELNRLPVVEGGYTAKPLPSVSKNEDRFEIPFGFSGLFRLPTDFSDEATPRFNVRDPTTGFGSNYHLNGTMSRTSVGQFFTNPPHSGKMLMSPSANDQALATRYLENGSRFSSSQSPFDPFSNGGPLSSSKYSYPTFPINPSYQNATPQMPFGDEVSRPYSNSTVGVPLANRFSFNDDHLR from the exons ATGCAAAACTCCGTGCACGATCCGCAAGATCAGAG GATTGCTTCCAGCACGGAGGATTCAACTGCAATGACTATTGAATTCCTGCGGGCAAGATTGCTTTCTGAAAGGTCCATCTCAAAAAGTGCTAGACAGAGAGCCGATGAACTGGCAGAAAAG GTCATGGAATTGGAGGAACAACTAAGGATGGTGATTCTTCAGAGGAAGATGGCTGAGAAGGCCACTGCTGATGTTCTTGCCATTTTGGAGAGTCAAGGGATAAGTGGTGTATCTGATGAATTTGATTCAGGCTCAGACCTTGAAAATCCTTTTGATTCTAGTATGAGTAATGAGTGTGCAAAAGAGGATGAGGGGCCTATGAAATCAAAAGGAAGACAACATGGGTCAGATGAAATGTCTGGTTCCAATGAAGATTCTTCACTAGTATCCAGTAAAAGTTTGTCCTGGAAAGGACGCCATGATTTGTCCCATTCTCTTGAAAAGTACAAGACCAAGAGTACTAATGTGAGGAGGCAAAGCAGTTTTTCATCTTTTAGTTCTTCACCAAAGCATCGCCTTGGAAAGTCATGTCGCAAGATAAGACATAGGCAACCCAG GTCAGTAATGGAGGAGTCTAGAGGCAAGTTTGTTCATGTTAACTGCCAAGTAAATGAACTTGTATCCTCTTCTGAAGGATTTCCAAATTTCCGAGATGGTGGATCTAACATCCTGAAAATAGAATCTAAAATTCAAGAAGAGGATGGATCAGAGGCAAACCTACTTAGCAAAAATCATCACATAGATGGATATGGAAGAGAGAATGAAATGGAAAAGGCTCTTGAACACCAAGCCGAACTTATTGACCAATATGAAGCAATGGAGAAGGCTCAAAGAGAATGGGAGGAGAAGTTTAGAGAGAATAACAGCACAACACCG GATTCATGTGACCCGGGCAATCACTCAGATATGACTGAGGATAAAGATGAAGGCAAGGTTCAGATTCCATATGCTGCTAAGGTGGTTACCTCAAAGGCTGAAGAGAGTAAAGGAGAACCCGGGGGTGTTTGCTTATCAGAAGAAAAACTCAAAGCTGAGGGCAGAGAAATTATGCCAAAAAAACACGATGATACAGATGTTTACAGAAACCAGAAGAGCACAACTTTTAGCACTTCTGATTTCCTTGGTCAAGAAAACTCACACTCCCCACTGAAGGGAAATCAAAATGAGATATTGGTAAATGGCCACTCTCAGTCTTCTGATATGAACCATCTAGATCAAGGTAGACATAGTTCCTTTCCAACTGATATTCATGGTGTCCAGCACCAACATGATGCTTCAAAAAACCAAAAGGATCTCTATGCATTAGTTACTCGTGAACAATCTCACCAATTCGATGGTGTTCTTGAATCTCTTAAACAAGCTAGAATATCCCTACAACAGGAACTTAATAGGTTGCCAGTAGTAGAGGGTGGGTACACTGCTAAACCGTTGCCTTCTGTTAGTAAAAATGAGGATAGATTTGAAATTCCTTTCGGGTTTTCTGGTCTCTTCAGACTACCAACAGATTTTTCTGATGAAGCAACTCCTAGATTCAATGTCCGTGATCCAACTACTGGATTTGGTTCAAACTATCATCTTAATGGAACCATGTCTAGAACTTCTGTTGGTCAGTTTTTCACCAATCCTCCTCACTCTGGCAAAATGTTGATGAGCCCGTCTGCTAATGATCAAGCTCTTGCCACCCGATACTTGGAAAATGGGTCAAGATTTAGTTCTAGTCAGTCTCCTTTTGATCCTTTCTCAAATGGAGGTCCACTATCTTCCAGTAAATACTCGTATCCCACGTTTCCCATCAATCCCTCCTATCAAAATGCAACACCACAGATGCCATTTGGTGATGAAGTTTCAAGGCCCTATTCAAATAGCACAGTTGGGGTTCCTCTTGCAAATCGTTTCTCATTTAATGACGATCATTTAAGATGA
- the LOC137827849 gene encoding protein GLUTELIN PRECURSOR ACCUMULATION 3, whose protein sequence is MYYWVSANSSDFAGTPPQRRSGHSAVNIGKSKVVVFGGLFDKKFLSDIAVYDTEAKQWFQPECTGSGSDGHVGPSPRAFHVAVAIDCHMFIFGGRFGSQRLGDFWVLDTDIWQWSELTGFGDLPSPRDFAAASAVGNRKIVMYGGWDGKKWLTDVFILDTISLEWMELSVSGTLPQPRCGHTATMVEKRLLVYGGRGGGGPIMGDLWALKGLIEEENEAPGWTQLKLPGQAPSPRCGHTVTSGGHYLLMFGGHGTGGWLSRYDIYYNDCIILDRVSAQWKRLSIGSEPPPARAYHSISVVGSRYLLIGGFDGKTTYGDPWWLVPQDDPIANRLTASPPRNIPESKEFAFNDDFQPQLKESQTEKFPFSELQRRLQISVLASNSSLEIVNEFEDKELLEVASRLAGENVSTNSMAIETIRKHWRKSEPNMVKLKEIGPLLRDYQRLIYRHYLERSASAQLPGFSEQVMHQFYHVKNATQLRMDDIPKLLAEYKQLPI, encoded by the exons atgtattattGGGTAAGTGCTAATTCTTCCGATTTCGCCGGAACCCCTCCCCAACGTCGCAG TGGTCACTCCGCTGTTAATATAGGCAAATCTAAGGTTGTCGTGTTCGGAGGCCTTTTCGACAAGAAGTTTCTCAGTGATATCGCTGTCTATGATACTG AGGCCAAGCAATGGTTTCAGCCTGAGTGCACTGGAAGTGGTTCAGATGGGCATGTAGGTCCCAGCCCTCGGGCTTTCCATGTTGCCGTTGCCATTGATTGTCACATGTTCATTTTTGGTGGTCGTTTTGGGAGTCAAAG GTTGGGGGACTTTTGGGTTTTGGATACTG ACATATGGCAATGGTCTGAACTAACTGGCTTTGGAGACTTACCATCACCACGAGATTTTGCTGCAGCTTCGGCTGTTGGAAACCGGAAAATTGTTAT GTATGGTGGATGGGACGGAAAAAAGTGGTTAACTGATGTTTTTATCTTAGACACta TTTCTCTTGAGTGGATGGAGCTCTCAGTTTCTGGAACATTGCCACAACCTAGATGTGGGCATACTGCCACTATGGTTGAAAAACGGTTGCTTGTTTACGGTGGAAGAG GAGGAGGCGGACCTATTATGGGTGATTTATGGGCATTGAAGGGCCTCATTGAAGAAG AGAATGAAGCACCTGGATGGACTCAATTAAAGCTTCCAGGTCAAGCACCCTCTCCCCGATGCGGCCATACAGTTACATCTGGAGGACATTAT TTGTTGATGTTTGGAGGCCACGGAACTGGTGGATGGTTGAGTCGTTATGATATCTATTACAATGACTGCATTATATTAGACAGAG TTTCAGCACAGTGGAAGCGTCTCTCTATAGGCAGTGAACCCCCTCCTGCTAGAGCATACCACTCTATATCAGTTGTCGGTTCACGATATCTGCTAATTGGCGGTTTTGATGGGAAAACGACTTATGGTGATCCATGGTGGTTAGTCCCTCAAG ATGACCCAATTGCAAATAGATTAACTGCATCTCCACCCAGAAATATTCCTGAAAGTAAGGAATTTGCTTTTAACGATGATTTTCAACCTCAACTAAAG GAAAGCCAAACAGAGAAATTTCCTTTCTCTGAATTACAAAGACGATTGCAAATATCAGTTTTGGCATCCAATTCCAGCCTTGAGATTGTAAATGAGTTTGAAGATAAAGAGCTTCTTGAAGTAGCATCAAGATTAGCAGGTGAAAACGTTTCTACTAATTCAATG GCGATTGAAACAATTCGTAAACACTGGAGAAAGTCTGAACCAAATATGGTTAAACTCAAAGAGATTGGACCATTGCTTCGGGATTACCAACGTCTTATATACAGGCACTATCT AGAAAGGAGTGCATCTGCCCAGTTACCTGGATTTAGTGAACAAGTGATGCATCAATTTTACCATGTCAAAAATGCTACTCAG TTGCGCATGGACGATATTCCAAAACTTTTGGCAGAGTACAAACAGTTACCTATATGA
- the LOC137827847 gene encoding uncharacterized protein isoform X1: protein MGLVCSNGEEMQKMKNLGSIGSSGRLSAEEYEDEEISKLAISTFQSKEEEIERKKMEVREKVELQLGRAEEETRRLAHIWEELEVLDDPLRKEVAMVRKKIDLANRDLKPLGLNYQKKEKECKEALEALNEKNKEKAHLVATLVEMLTESERMRMKKLDELCKIIESLSLKP from the exons ATGGGCTTAGTTTGCAGCAACGGAGAGGAAATGCAGAAAATGAAGAACCTTGGCAGCATTGGAAGCAGTGGGAGGCTATCAGCAGAAGAGTATGAGGATGAGGAGATTTCAAAGCTGGCAATCTCCACATTTCAATCTAAGGAAGAAGAAATTGAGAGGAAGAAAATGGAGGTCAGAGAGAAAGTTGAACTCCAACTTGGTCGTGCTGAAGAAGAGACTAGGCGCTTGGCACACATTTGGGAA GAGCTTGAAGTGCTTGACGATCCCTTGAGGAAGGAAGTTGCAATGGTACGCAAGAAGATTGACTTGGCTAACAGAGATTTAAAGCCACTGGGACTTAACTACCAGAAAAAG GAGAAAGAGTGTAAAGAAGCCTTGGAAGCcttaaatgaaaaaaacaaaGAGAAGGCTCATCTAGTAGCTACACTAGTTGAG ATGCTGACTGAGAGTGAAAGAATGAGGATGAAGAAACTGGACGAGCTATGCAAGATAATAGAGTCTCTGTCTCTGAAACCATAA
- the LOC137827847 gene encoding uncharacterized protein isoform X2: MGLVCSNGEEMQKMKNLGSIGSSGRLSAEEYEDEEISKLAISTFQSKEEEIERKKMEVREKVELQLGRAEEETRRLAHIWEELEVLDDPLRKEVAMVRKKIDLANRDLKPLGLNYQKKMLTESERMRMKKLDELCKIIESLSLKP, from the exons ATGGGCTTAGTTTGCAGCAACGGAGAGGAAATGCAGAAAATGAAGAACCTTGGCAGCATTGGAAGCAGTGGGAGGCTATCAGCAGAAGAGTATGAGGATGAGGAGATTTCAAAGCTGGCAATCTCCACATTTCAATCTAAGGAAGAAGAAATTGAGAGGAAGAAAATGGAGGTCAGAGAGAAAGTTGAACTCCAACTTGGTCGTGCTGAAGAAGAGACTAGGCGCTTGGCACACATTTGGGAA GAGCTTGAAGTGCTTGACGATCCCTTGAGGAAGGAAGTTGCAATGGTACGCAAGAAGATTGACTTGGCTAACAGAGATTTAAAGCCACTGGGACTTAACTACCAGAAAAAG ATGCTGACTGAGAGTGAAAGAATGAGGATGAAGAAACTGGACGAGCTATGCAAGATAATAGAGTCTCTGTCTCTGAAACCATAA